From the Macaca thibetana thibetana isolate TM-01 chromosome 12, ASM2454274v1, whole genome shotgun sequence genome, one window contains:
- the LOC126932165 gene encoding coiled-coil-helix-coiled-coil-helix domain-containing protein 2, whose protein sequence is MPRGSRSRTSRMAPPASRTPQLRAAPRPAPVAQPPAAAPPSAVGSSAAAPRQPGLMAQMATTAAGVAVGSAVGHTLGHAITGGFSGGSNAEPARPDITYQEPQGTQPAQQQQPCFYEIKQFLECAQNQGDIKLCEGFNEVLKQC, encoded by the coding sequence ATGCCGCGTGGAAGCCGAAGCCGCACCTCCCGCATGGCCCCTCCGGCCAGCCGGACACCTCAGCTGAGAGCTGCACCCAGGCCGGCACCTGTCGCTCAGCCACCAGCAGCGGCACCCCCATCTGCAGTTGGCTCTTCTGCTGCTGCACCCCGGCAGCCAGGTCTGATGGCCCAGATGGCAACCACTGCAGCTGGCGTGGCTGTGGGCTCTGCTGTGGGACACACACTGGGTCATGCCATTACTGGgggcttcagtggaggaagtaatgCTGAGCCTGCGAGGCCTGACATCACTTACCAGGAGCCACAGGGAACCCAGCcggcacagcagcagcagccttgCTTCTATGAGATCAAACAGTTTCTGGAGTGTGCCCAGAACCAGGGTGACATCAAGCTCTGTGAGGGTTTCAATGAGGTGCTGAAACAGTGCTGA